One region of Qipengyuania sp. SS22 genomic DNA includes:
- the rpmH gene encoding 50S ribosomal protein L34, translating into MKRTFQPSNLVRARRHGFFARKATPGGRKVLRARRARGRKNLCA; encoded by the coding sequence ATGAAGCGGACATTCCAGCCCTCGAACCTCGTGCGTGCACGCCGTCATGGTTTCTTCGCCCGCAAGGCTACCCCGGGTGGCCGCAAGGTCCTGCGCGCCCGTCGCGCCCGTGGCCGCAAGAACCTCTGCGCGTGA
- the yidD gene encoding membrane protein insertion efficiency factor YidD — protein sequence MKYPLIWIARAWQLGPSLLLPSTCRYHPSCSQYAIEALGKYGAIKGGWMAFKRILRCNPWGGHGHDPVP from the coding sequence ATGAAATATCCGCTGATCTGGATCGCGCGGGCGTGGCAATTGGGGCCGAGCCTGCTGCTGCCGTCGACCTGCCGTTACCATCCCTCATGCAGCCAGTATGCGATCGAGGCGCTGGGAAAATACGGCGCGATCAAGGGTGGATGGATGGCCTTCAAGCGTATATTGCGCTGCAACCCCTGGGGCGGCCACGGCCACGACCCGGTGCCCTAG
- a CDS encoding IS1595 family transposase → MAQHFLLSAKARTLSLAKVYRMGEDAAYGLFCEMRWPETEGEAVCPRCGCADSYFLKSRRKYKCTACYHQYSVTSGTIFASRKLSFTDLLAAIVLFVNGAKGMSALQASRDLDVQYKTAFVLFHKLREAMAREFGDTKLNGVVEIDGGYFGGYVKQENYKADRKDRRLSFNRSGKRQCVVIMRERKGRSLPFVVANEGDAVPFVRDHVGTLATIHADEGTGWDALHAGWDTRRVNHSIAFKDKGVCTNQAESFFSRLRRMETGTHHHIAGPYLNAYANECAWREDMRRVDNGSQAMTLASNTMAVGVSRQWAGYWQR, encoded by the coding sequence ATGGCACAGCATTTTCTCCTCTCTGCAAAAGCTCGCACGCTCTCGCTGGCGAAGGTTTATCGCATGGGCGAGGACGCGGCTTACGGCCTGTTCTGTGAGATGCGTTGGCCCGAAACCGAGGGTGAGGCGGTGTGCCCGCGCTGCGGCTGTGCTGACAGCTACTTCCTTAAGAGCCGCCGCAAATACAAGTGCACGGCCTGCTATCACCAATACAGCGTCACCAGTGGCACCATCTTTGCCTCGCGCAAGCTGTCTTTCACGGATTTGCTCGCAGCGATCGTCCTGTTCGTGAATGGGGCGAAGGGCATGAGCGCCCTACAGGCGAGCCGCGATCTGGACGTTCAATACAAGACCGCCTTCGTGCTGTTCCATAAGCTGCGTGAAGCGATGGCCCGCGAGTTCGGCGATACCAAGCTTAACGGCGTGGTCGAGATCGATGGTGGCTATTTCGGCGGCTATGTGAAGCAGGAAAACTACAAGGCCGACCGCAAGGACCGTCGCCTGTCATTCAACCGCTCGGGTAAGCGCCAGTGCGTTGTCATCATGCGCGAGCGCAAAGGCCGTTCGCTTCCCTTCGTGGTCGCCAATGAAGGCGATGCCGTTCCGTTTGTCCGCGATCATGTCGGCACCCTCGCCACCATCCACGCCGACGAAGGCACGGGTTGGGATGCGCTGCACGCTGGATGGGACACCCGCCGCGTCAATCACTCGATTGCGTTTAAGGACAAGGGCGTTTGCACCAATCAGGCCGAGAGCTTTTTTAGCCGCCTCCGCCGCATGGAAACCGGAACGCACCACCACATCGCGGGGCCGTATCTCAATGCCTATGCCAACGAATGCGCATGGCGCGAGGACATGCGCCGCGTTGACAATGGCTCGCAAGCCATGACATTGGCAAGCAATACTATGGCTGTGGGGGTTAGCCGTCAGTGGGCAGGATATTGGCAGCGATAG
- a CDS encoding DUF6471 domain-containing protein: MSAVQDKEWEDRVKGLLKAELKRKGITYAQLVGLLADQGVMDSEPNIRNKISRGKFTAVFLVQCLSAIGVDTLRLD, encoded by the coding sequence ATGTCCGCAGTGCAGGATAAAGAATGGGAGGATCGCGTGAAGGGCCTCCTGAAAGCTGAATTGAAGCGCAAGGGCATTACCTATGCGCAGCTGGTCGGATTGCTCGCAGATCAAGGCGTGATGGACTCTGAACCGAATATTCGTAACAAGATCAGCCGAGGCAAATTTACAGCGGTGTTTCTTGTTCAATGTCTGAGCGCGATTGGAGTCGATACACTGCGGTTGGATTAA
- the yidC gene encoding membrane protein insertase YidC, translated as MDNHRNLILAIVLSFLLLLGWTSAMDYLYPQPEQALVEDRADTPSERASQAADGAATRHSRTGGLVDPAMRAQEVADLKTALASPDRLPIDAPRVAGSINLRGGVIDDIVLKGYNETTSKDSEPVRIFSPSGTPAQQFAQFGWVGSNLTVPGPQTLWEADGDVLTADTPVTLTHDNGEGLTFAIRYSIDDKFMVTAEQSVANSGGSPVVIQPFGLVNRTSRTASEDLWIAHSGPIGVFGDSADYDVDYDDLDDDQRISPEGRTSWVGFTDIYWLAALVPQDDTAPETTFRALGDETYRADMIYEPSNLAAGQAYTVTSQLYAGAKESVILDSYEDAGLQKFGLAIDWGWFRWFEKPFLWLLRTIYDAVGNFGIAIICLTIIVRGAMFPIAQKGFASMASMKAIQPKMKALQEQYKDDKPKQQQEIMALYKKEKVNPVAGCLPMLLQIPVFFALYKVLYLAIEMRHRDFLWITDLSAPDPANLANALSYVGIEVPQFLMIIFGLGVLGVLLGFTMWLTFKLNPSTLDPMQQKIFDIMPWILMFVMAPFAAGLLLYWVTSNILTLAQQKYLYSKHPQLRASIEEDKAKKAAEAAKAGS; from the coding sequence TTGGACAACCATCGCAATCTGATCCTCGCCATAGTGCTTTCCTTCCTGCTGTTGCTGGGATGGACCTCGGCGATGGACTACCTTTACCCGCAGCCCGAACAGGCGCTGGTGGAGGACCGGGCGGATACGCCGAGCGAACGGGCGAGCCAGGCGGCAGACGGGGCGGCAACGCGGCATTCGCGCACCGGCGGCCTCGTCGATCCGGCGATGCGCGCGCAGGAAGTGGCCGATCTGAAGACCGCGCTGGCCAGCCCCGACCGGCTGCCTATCGACGCACCGCGCGTGGCGGGGTCGATCAACCTGCGCGGCGGGGTGATCGATGACATCGTGCTCAAGGGCTATAACGAGACCACCAGCAAGGATAGCGAGCCGGTTCGCATCTTCTCGCCGAGCGGCACGCCCGCGCAGCAATTCGCGCAATTCGGCTGGGTCGGTTCGAACCTCACGGTTCCCGGCCCGCAGACCTTGTGGGAAGCCGATGGCGATGTCCTGACCGCCGACACGCCCGTCACGCTGACACATGACAATGGCGAAGGGCTGACCTTCGCCATCCGCTATTCGATCGACGACAAGTTCATGGTCACCGCCGAACAGTCGGTTGCCAATAGCGGCGGCTCCCCCGTCGTCATCCAGCCATTCGGCCTCGTCAATCGCACCAGCCGCACCGCGAGCGAGGATCTGTGGATCGCGCATTCGGGCCCGATCGGCGTGTTCGGCGACAGCGCCGATTACGATGTCGATTACGACGATCTCGACGATGACCAGCGGATCTCGCCCGAAGGCCGCACCAGCTGGGTCGGTTTCACCGATATCTACTGGCTCGCCGCGCTCGTCCCGCAGGACGATACCGCGCCCGAAACCACCTTCCGCGCGCTGGGCGACGAAACCTATCGCGCCGACATGATCTACGAACCGAGCAATCTGGCTGCGGGACAGGCATACACCGTCACCTCGCAGCTCTATGCCGGGGCCAAGGAAAGCGTGATCCTCGACAGCTATGAGGATGCCGGCCTGCAGAAATTCGGTCTCGCGATCGACTGGGGCTGGTTCCGCTGGTTCGAAAAGCCGTTCCTGTGGCTGCTGCGCACTATCTACGACGCGGTGGGCAATTTCGGCATCGCCATCATCTGTCTGACGATCATCGTGCGCGGGGCCATGTTCCCGATCGCCCAGAAGGGCTTCGCCAGCATGGCCTCGATGAAGGCGATCCAGCCAAAGATGAAGGCGCTCCAGGAGCAGTACAAGGACGACAAGCCCAAGCAGCAACAGGAGATCATGGCGCTCTACAAGAAGGAGAAGGTCAACCCGGTCGCGGGCTGTCTGCCAATGCTGCTCCAGATCCCGGTATTCTTCGCGCTGTACAAGGTGCTCTATCTCGCGATCGAGATGCGTCACCGCGACTTCCTGTGGATCACGGATCTGTCCGCGCCCGATCCGGCCAATCTGGCCAATGCGCTGTCCTATGTCGGGATCGAGGTGCCGCAGTTCCTGATGATCATCTTCGGGCTCGGGGTGCTCGGTGTCCTGCTCGGCTTCACCATGTGGCTGACCTTCAAGCTCAACCCGAGCACGCTCGATCCGATGCAGCAGAAGATCTTCGACATCATGCCGTGGATCCTGATGTTCGTGATGGCCCCGTTCGCCGCGGGCTTGCTGCTCTACTGGGTGACCTCGAACATCCTTACGCTGGCGCAGCAGAAATACCTCTATTCGAAGCATCCGCAGCTGCGCGCCTCGATCGAAGAGGACAAGGCGAAGAAGGCCGCCGAAGCGGCCAAGGCGGGCTCGTGA
- the rnpA gene encoding ribonuclease P protein component: protein MHPSLSVIRKRADFLAANRGLRVARPGFVLLARPNDGQGKRYGITVTKKIGNAVVRNRMKRRFRELLWAALPEAGLVDHDHILIGREGGIERHFDALRAELAAALARAAEGKGDRPRKPRHNRSRRA from the coding sequence ATGCATCCGAGCCTCTCCGTCATCCGCAAGCGCGCGGACTTCCTCGCGGCGAATCGCGGGCTGCGGGTCGCGCGCCCCGGCTTCGTGCTGCTCGCGCGGCCCAATGACGGGCAGGGCAAGCGCTATGGCATTACCGTCACCAAGAAGATCGGCAATGCGGTGGTGCGCAACCGAATGAAGCGCCGCTTTCGCGAATTGCTGTGGGCCGCGCTGCCCGAAGCCGGCCTCGTGGATCACGATCACATATTGATCGGCCGCGAGGGCGGGATTGAACGCCATTTCGACGCCCTGCGCGCGGAACTTGCCGCCGCGCTCGCGCGCGCCGCTGAGGGCAAGGGCGACCGTCCGCGCAAGCCGCGCCACAATCGCAGCCGCCGCGCATGA